One window from the genome of Methanothermobacter sp. K4 encodes:
- a CDS encoding metallophosphoesterase has translation MLIGVISDTHIPDRAAELPDAVFDAFMDVELILHAGDLTSPDVLKDLETLAPVECVQGNMDRRYGIDNPRSRVFEIGAYRVGLIHGEVYPRGDTQQLRYLGLELGADVLISGHTHQPFITELDDVLLLNPGSPTVPRLTDPSVMLLEIEGEKLDARIIRTGAPVCRSLNFRR, from the coding sequence ATGCTAATAGGTGTTATATCAGATACGCACATCCCTGACAGGGCAGCTGAACTTCCTGATGCAGTATTTGATGCCTTCATGGACGTTGAACTCATACTCCACGCCGGTGACCTGACCTCACCGGACGTTCTGAAGGACCTTGAAACCCTTGCACCTGTTGAGTGCGTTCAGGGAAACATGGACCGCAGATATGGTATAGACAACCCCAGATCAAGGGTATTTGAGATCGGAGCATACAGGGTGGGCCTCATACATGGGGAGGTCTATCCCCGCGGTGATACCCAGCAGCTGAGGTACCTGGGGCTTGAGCTTGGTGCAGATGTCCTCATAAGCGGACATACACATCAGCCCTTCATAACCGAACTTGATGACGTACTCCTCCTCAACCCTGGAAGTCCCACAGTGCCCCGCCTCACAGATCCTAGCGTCATGCTCCTTGAAATCGAAGGTGAAAAGCTTGATGCCAGGATCATCAGGACAGGGGCGCCTGTCTGCAGATCACTGAACTTCAGGAGGTGA
- a CDS encoding 60S ribosomal export protein NMD3 — translation MFCVRCGSSDSELYDGLCRDCFLEDYTILTLPAKIDVYVCSHCHAKLISGQWVDEGLPEEEIVYRALEENISWEPPVENPEIELEIIQQRGTIYQCLVEVDAEVLGRMVSQEYGVEVRLTNTVCPTCSKQASGYYEAVIQLRADERELDESEIERADLTVKRTLLKLSRRDKLAYMPQRVEVKEGVDYYIGSHKSARKVVSALREELGGIASESPRLMGQDRSSGKGLYRTWISLRLPDFRRGDFLMHQDRMVTVLDLRKRGVAVKDLETRDVKNILWGEYENINLVARAGDVRTTTVTARSPGRIQVLHPETFEPVDLEADSYTSKLEIGEQVPVIEIKKKLYIIEAEE, via the coding sequence ATGTTCTGTGTCAGATGCGGTAGTTCTGATTCTGAATTATATGATGGACTATGCAGGGACTGTTTCCTTGAGGACTACACCATCCTCACCCTTCCTGCCAAAATAGATGTTTATGTGTGCAGCCACTGCCATGCGAAACTGATAAGTGGCCAGTGGGTGGACGAGGGTCTCCCTGAGGAGGAAATAGTATACAGGGCCCTTGAGGAGAATATCAGCTGGGAACCCCCCGTTGAAAACCCTGAAATTGAACTGGAAATAATACAGCAGAGGGGCACCATCTACCAGTGCCTGGTGGAGGTTGATGCTGAGGTCCTCGGAAGGATGGTGAGCCAGGAGTACGGGGTGGAGGTCCGCCTCACAAATACGGTCTGCCCGACCTGCAGCAAACAGGCTTCAGGCTACTACGAGGCTGTGATACAGTTAAGGGCCGATGAAAGGGAACTGGATGAATCAGAAATAGAAAGAGCTGACCTCACAGTTAAAAGGACCCTTCTGAAGCTCTCAAGGAGGGATAAACTCGCCTACATGCCCCAGAGGGTTGAGGTGAAGGAGGGGGTCGACTACTACATAGGATCCCATAAATCCGCCAGAAAGGTTGTAAGCGCCCTCAGGGAGGAACTCGGTGGCATTGCCAGTGAGTCGCCACGGCTAATGGGACAGGATAGATCAAGCGGTAAGGGACTCTACAGGACATGGATTTCACTCAGACTCCCCGATTTCAGGAGGGGAGACTTCCTCATGCACCAGGACCGGATGGTCACGGTCCTTGACCTAAGAAAGCGTGGCGTGGCTGTGAAGGATCTTGAGACCCGTGACGTGAAGAACATACTCTGGGGAGAATATGAAAACATTAACCTCGTTGCGAGGGCCGGTGATGTCAGGACAACCACAGTAACAGCGAGATCCCCTGGAAGGATACAGGTACTTCACCCTGAAACCTTTGAACCAGTGGACCTTGAAGCTGACAGTTACACATCAAAACTTGAGATAGGTGAACAGGTTCCTGTCATAGAAATTAAGAAGAAACTCTACATCATTGAGGCGGAGGAATGA
- a CDS encoding cryptochrome/photolyase family protein produces the protein MAGESMAVVFPHHLMENHPAAEKTSDFIVVEDQLFFGDPVFRLRFHKNKLLLHRASMRYYYDHLKSRGLNVSYIDYTPDPEMGYLRDHLEGYERVYTLEILDHELERRLRRLCSETGTELVEIEGPFIFRRRLMDSYFRDGRFFLTSFYIRERKRLSILMENSKPKGGKWTFDRENRRRLPRGMDIPKPIELPENSYVLEARSYVAERFPDNPGSMEHFNYPTTHSEARIFLRDFTGRRLRNFGSYQDFISRGETFLFHSVLSSSLNICLLTPMEVLRAALSADAPLNSIEGFVRQVMGWREFIRAVYILRGSYQRTRNFFNHRGKLTDELYHGRTGLEPYDNAVRRVLTWGYTHHIERLMVIGNLMLLLGTDPDEVYRWFMEMFIDSYDWVMVPNVYGMSQYADGGLMATKPYISSSNYILRMSDHARGDWCRVWDSLFWTFLSDKRTYIGDNPRMRLLYRYLTDEKLEEFQTVKRRFLEGLRGP, from the coding sequence ATGGCAGGGGAATCTATGGCGGTTGTCTTCCCGCATCACCTCATGGAGAATCACCCCGCTGCAGAGAAGACATCAGACTTCATTGTGGTGGAGGACCAGCTCTTCTTCGGGGACCCAGTGTTCAGGTTGAGGTTCCACAAGAACAAACTCCTGCTGCACAGGGCCTCCATGCGCTACTATTATGACCACCTGAAATCAAGGGGCCTGAATGTCAGCTACATAGATTACACTCCAGACCCTGAAATGGGGTACCTCAGGGACCACCTTGAGGGATATGAGAGGGTCTACACACTGGAAATCCTTGATCATGAACTTGAGAGGAGGTTGAGGCGGCTATGCAGTGAAACCGGCACAGAACTCGTTGAGATTGAGGGGCCATTCATCTTCAGAAGGAGGCTCATGGACAGTTACTTCAGGGATGGCAGGTTTTTTCTCACATCATTCTACATAAGGGAGAGGAAGAGGCTCTCCATTCTCATGGAAAACTCGAAGCCTAAGGGCGGTAAATGGACATTCGATCGGGAAAACAGGAGGAGGCTGCCGAGGGGAATGGATATTCCGAAGCCCATAGAACTGCCTGAAAACAGTTATGTGCTTGAGGCAAGAAGTTACGTGGCTGAACGCTTCCCTGATAACCCGGGCTCCATGGAACACTTCAACTACCCCACAACCCACAGTGAGGCCCGGATATTTTTGAGGGATTTCACAGGGAGGAGGCTCAGGAACTTTGGAAGCTACCAGGACTTCATATCCCGTGGTGAGACGTTCCTCTTCCACTCTGTACTCTCATCCTCGCTCAACATCTGCCTCCTAACACCCATGGAGGTTCTGAGAGCAGCGCTATCTGCAGATGCCCCCCTTAATTCTATTGAGGGATTTGTGAGGCAGGTTATGGGCTGGAGAGAGTTCATAAGGGCAGTTTACATCCTGAGGGGATCATATCAGAGGACAAGGAACTTCTTTAACCACAGGGGCAAACTGACAGATGAACTTTACCATGGCAGAACAGGTCTTGAGCCCTATGATAACGCCGTGAGGAGGGTTTTAACCTGGGGGTACACCCACCACATCGAGCGCCTCATGGTCATAGGTAACCTCATGCTCCTCCTTGGCACAGACCCTGATGAGGTTTATCGCTGGTTCATGGAGATGTTCATAGACTCCTATGACTGGGTGATGGTTCCCAACGTCTATGGCATGAGTCAGTACGCGGATGGTGGCCTCATGGCAACCAAGCCCTACATATCATCATCAAACTACATCCTGAGGATGAGTGATCATGCTAGGGGCGACTGGTGCAGGGTCTGGGACTCCCTCTTCTGGACATTCTTAAGTGATAAGAGGACTTACATAGGTGATAATCCCCGCATGAGGCTCCTCTACAGGTACCTGACAGATGAGAAACTTGAGGAATTCCAGACGGTTAAAAGAAGATTTTTAGAGGGACTTAGAGGGCCCTGA
- a CDS encoding DUF3426 domain-containing protein, whose product MKSIQTKYLGFLTLGLICMVVMVSGCTSEEPTETINETEETHPEAKNVVIVNSTGSFQYGYYYINGTVKNKNDFGVAYVKILVRGYDKNGELVAEDYTYANDTNLAPGAKSTFELYLDDPDHKIVKYEAKVIDADKSLYEYESADKSTKDRKFPLVLPEGEKVSCPYCGSFNNIVTDEIYLEREGKYLDYFECRNCGYMWEEKFSYPAYGTPA is encoded by the coding sequence ATGAAGTCTATACAAACAAAATATTTGGGTTTTCTAACATTGGGTTTAATTTGTATGGTAGTTATGGTTTCTGGTTGTACTTCTGAAGAACCTACCGAAACCATTAATGAAACAGAGGAAACACACCCTGAAGCAAAAAATGTTGTAATAGTAAATTCAACTGGTAGCTTTCAATATGGATACTATTATATTAACGGTACGGTAAAAAACAAAAATGATTTTGGTGTGGCCTATGTCAAAATTCTTGTAAGAGGATACGATAAAAATGGAGAACTCGTAGCAGAAGATTATACCTATGCTAACGATACCAATCTTGCTCCTGGAGCTAAATCAACATTTGAACTCTATCTTGATGATCCTGACCACAAAATAGTAAAATATGAAGCTAAAGTTATAGATGCAGATAAATCACTATATGAATATGAATCTGCCGATAAATCAACTAAGGATAGAAAGTTTCCCCTTGTTTTACCTGAAGGAGAGAAAGTAAGTTGCCCCTATTGTGGTTCCTTTAATAATATTGTCACTGATGAGATATACTTAGAAAGGGAGGGTAAATATCTCGATTACTTCGAATGCAGAAACTGTGGATACATGTGGGAAGAGAAGTTTAGCTACCCTGCATATGGAACGCCTGCTTAA
- the mcm gene encoding minichromosome maintenance protein MCM → MKTVDKSKTLTKFEEFFSLKEYKDRVFESIEKYPNVRSIEVDYLDLEMFDPDLADLLIEKPDDVIRAAQKAIRNIDPLRKNVDLNIRFGGVSNVIPLRELRSKFIGKFVAVDGIVRKTDEIRPRIVKAVFECRGCMRLHEVSQSTNMITEPSLCSECGGRSFRLLQDESEFLDTQTLKLQEPLENLSGGEQPRQITVVLEDDLVDTLTPGDIVRVTGTLRTVRDERTRRFKNFIYGNYTEFLEQEFEELQISDEDEEKIKELAADPNIYEKIIRSTAPSIHGYREVKEAIALQLFGGTGKELDDKTRLRGDIHILIVGDPGIGKSQMLKYVSKLAPRGIYTSGKGTSGVGLTAAAVRDEFGGWSLEAGALVLGDKGNVCVDELDKMRDEDRSAIHEALEQQTISIAKAGIMATLNSRCSVLAAANPKFGRFDSYKSIAEQIDLPSTILSRFDLIFVVEDKPDEEKDRELARHILKTHKEDHTPFEIDPELLRKYIAYARKNVRPVLTDEAMQVLEDFYVSMRASAADEDSPVPITARQLEALVRLSEASAKIKLKEHVEAEDARKAIKLSQACLKQVGYDPETGKIDIDKVEGRTPKSERDKFRLLLELIRKYEEDYGGRAPTNILITEMMDRYNVSEEKVEELIRILKDKGAIFEPARGYLKVV, encoded by the coding sequence ATGAAAACCGTGGATAAGAGCAAGACACTCACAAAATTCGAAGAATTCTTTTCACTCAAGGAGTACAAGGACAGGGTATTTGAGTCCATAGAGAAGTATCCCAACGTCAGATCCATTGAGGTTGATTACCTTGACCTTGAAATGTTCGACCCTGACCTTGCAGACCTTCTAATTGAAAAACCGGACGACGTCATAAGGGCTGCCCAGAAGGCCATAAGGAACATTGATCCCCTCAGGAAGAACGTTGACCTCAACATAAGGTTCGGTGGGGTCAGCAACGTCATACCCCTCAGGGAGCTCCGGAGTAAATTCATAGGTAAATTCGTTGCAGTTGACGGTATTGTAAGGAAGACAGATGAGATAAGACCCAGGATAGTTAAGGCCGTGTTTGAGTGCAGGGGCTGCATGAGGCTCCATGAGGTCAGCCAGTCCACAAACATGATCACAGAGCCATCACTCTGCTCAGAGTGTGGTGGCAGGTCATTCAGGCTCCTTCAGGATGAATCAGAGTTCCTGGACACCCAGACACTGAAACTCCAGGAACCACTCGAGAACCTCTCAGGTGGTGAGCAGCCCCGCCAGATAACCGTCGTCCTTGAGGATGACCTGGTTGACACCCTCACCCCCGGGGACATCGTGAGGGTCACAGGTACACTGAGAACAGTCCGCGATGAGAGGACACGGCGATTCAAGAACTTCATATACGGCAACTACACCGAATTCCTTGAACAGGAGTTCGAGGAGCTCCAGATAAGTGATGAGGACGAGGAAAAAATAAAGGAGCTTGCAGCTGACCCCAACATATATGAGAAGATCATAAGGTCCACTGCACCATCAATACACGGTTACCGTGAGGTAAAGGAGGCCATAGCCCTTCAGTTATTTGGGGGGACCGGGAAGGAGCTTGATGATAAGACCCGCCTCCGTGGGGACATACACATCCTCATAGTCGGGGACCCTGGTATAGGTAAGTCCCAGATGCTCAAGTACGTCTCAAAGCTGGCCCCCAGGGGCATATACACCAGCGGTAAGGGTACCTCGGGGGTTGGGCTTACCGCTGCTGCTGTGAGGGATGAATTCGGTGGATGGTCCCTTGAGGCCGGTGCCCTTGTCCTTGGGGATAAGGGTAATGTCTGTGTGGATGAACTGGATAAGATGCGTGATGAGGACCGTTCAGCCATCCACGAGGCACTGGAACAGCAGACCATAAGCATAGCCAAGGCAGGGATAATGGCAACCCTCAACTCAAGGTGCTCTGTCCTGGCAGCTGCAAACCCAAAATTCGGGAGATTTGACAGTTACAAATCAATTGCAGAGCAGATAGATCTCCCATCAACCATACTGTCACGTTTCGATCTCATATTCGTTGTCGAGGACAAACCCGATGAGGAGAAGGACCGGGAACTTGCAAGGCACATCCTGAAAACACATAAGGAGGACCACACCCCCTTTGAAATAGATCCAGAACTGCTGAGGAAGTACATAGCCTACGCAAGGAAAAACGTCAGACCAGTGCTGACAGATGAGGCGATGCAGGTCCTTGAGGACTTCTACGTATCAATGAGGGCGAGCGCGGCCGATGAGGACTCACCGGTCCCCATAACAGCAAGGCAGCTGGAGGCCCTTGTACGACTCTCAGAGGCCAGTGCAAAGATAAAACTCAAGGAACACGTGGAGGCAGAGGACGCCAGGAAGGCAATAAAGCTGTCCCAGGCATGCCTGAAACAGGTGGGATACGACCCTGAAACCGGTAAGATAGACATAGACAAGGTTGAGGGGAGAACACCCAAATCCGAGAGGGATAAGTTCCGCCTGCTACTTGAATTAATAAGGAAATACGAGGAGGACTATGGTGGCAGGGCACCCACCAATATTCTTATAACTGAGATGATGGATAGATATAACGTGAGTGAGGAAAAGGTTGAGGAACTGATAAGGATCCTGAAGGATAAGGGCGCAATATTTGAGCCCGCCAGGGGATACCTTAAGGTGGTCTGA
- a CDS encoding ion transporter: MPENQLYNVVPMEYGELIRIKELTLLILIILDIVLLSYISFYPSNPGTVNAINQFDLFLCIILFVEFSINLKRADNRRKFLRENWMDIIAFMPVDFFRAFRFIRILRVVKVLALFRKYLKKFFTFLVDTHLDQAVGILLFAIVGGTLFFYMIESGVNRSLHGPLDSLWYSITTTIVGEVVIPPTTLYGKAITSILMLVGVTFVGFLTASLASWFVKNPEEEKEIHDRIEKIEKSIEDLKRDIREIKDLLRER, from the coding sequence ATGCCAGAAAACCAACTCTATAATGTGGTCCCCATGGAGTACGGAGAACTCATCAGGATCAAGGAACTCACTCTCCTGATACTCATAATCCTCGACATAGTGCTTTTAAGCTACATATCATTCTACCCATCAAATCCAGGAACAGTGAATGCCATCAACCAGTTTGACCTTTTCCTCTGCATCATACTCTTCGTGGAATTCTCCATCAACCTCAAAAGGGCCGATAACAGGAGGAAGTTTCTAAGGGAGAACTGGATGGACATCATAGCCTTCATGCCCGTGGATTTCTTCAGGGCCTTCAGATTCATAAGGATCCTCAGGGTTGTGAAGGTCCTCGCCCTCTTCAGAAAGTACCTCAAGAAATTCTTCACATTCCTCGTGGACACTCACCTTGACCAGGCAGTGGGGATACTCCTCTTTGCAATAGTGGGGGGCACACTCTTCTTCTATATGATAGAATCCGGGGTCAACAGGTCCCTCCACGGGCCGCTGGACTCCCTCTGGTACAGCATCACAACCACAATCGTGGGGGAGGTTGTGATCCCCCCAACAACACTCTACGGTAAGGCCATCACCAGCATACTCATGCTTGTGGGTGTCACCTTTGTGGGTTTCCTCACAGCATCCCTTGCCTCATGGTTCGTTAAAAACCCTGAAGAAGAAAAGGAGATCCATGACAGGATCGAAAAAATCGAAAAAAGTATAGAGGACCTTAAAAGGGATATCAGGGAAATTAAGGACCTCCTGCGGGAAAGATGA
- a CDS encoding translation initiation factor IF-2 subunit beta, giving the protein MDDYEKLLERAIEQLPPEVFETKRFEVPKAYSVIQGNRTFIQNFREVADALNRDPQHLLKFLLRELGTAGNLEGGRAILQGKFTHFLINERIEDYVNKFVICHECNRPDTRIIREGRISLLKCEACGAKAPLKNV; this is encoded by the coding sequence ATGGATGATTACGAGAAATTACTTGAAAGGGCCATAGAGCAGCTGCCCCCTGAAGTATTTGAAACAAAACGTTTCGAGGTTCCAAAGGCATACTCAGTTATACAGGGAAACAGGACATTCATACAGAACTTCAGGGAGGTCGCAGATGCACTCAACAGGGACCCCCAGCACCTTCTGAAATTCCTTCTGAGGGAACTGGGGACGGCAGGTAACCTTGAGGGTGGAAGGGCCATACTGCAGGGTAAATTCACCCACTTCCTCATAAACGAGAGGATAGAGGACTACGTCAACAAATTCGTCATATGCCACGAATGCAACAGGCCAGATACAAGGATAATCAGGGAGGGGCGGATATCCCTTCTCAAGTGCGAGGCATGCGGTGCCAAGGCGCCCCTCAAGAACGTCTAG
- a CDS encoding V4R domain-containing protein, which translates to MYDVGDLVAERPSLGTMTDIKLFRILRFMPYSIIGNGANGILYKSGKDLGRSMGLKNAEEAVKFLHDNRVGELEILGENPYRLKVDECLSCAGLPASGKALCHFEGGLLAGILESMSGRPVDLREVRCWGLGDRTCEFEEFVR; encoded by the coding sequence ATGTATGATGTTGGAGACCTTGTGGCTGAAAGACCATCCCTTGGTACCATGACGGATATAAAACTTTTCAGGATACTGAGGTTTATGCCCTACTCCATCATAGGGAACGGGGCCAACGGTATCCTCTACAAGAGCGGTAAGGACCTTGGGCGAAGTATGGGTTTGAAGAACGCCGAGGAAGCCGTGAAATTCCTCCATGATAACCGGGTCGGTGAACTTGAGATTCTTGGAGAGAACCCCTACCGGCTTAAGGTTGATGAGTGCCTCAGCTGTGCCGGGCTTCCTGCTTCAGGTAAGGCCCTCTGTCACTTTGAGGGTGGCCTCCTTGCAGGAATACTCGAATCAATGAGTGGGAGACCAGTTGACCTCCGTGAGGTTAGGTGCTGGGGCCTCGGTGATCGTACCTGTGAATTTGAGGAATTTGTGAGATAA
- a CDS encoding DUF5518 domain-containing protein, whose protein sequence is MVKWGAVIAGFILAVVFPIILSPFIDQASVLGLFLAGFVVGLMAGEGALGGFWNATVAGAFGGIVLAVLLTIFGAVLGGFGGLFIGAFAGILLVVVLLFVSMIFMGIGGAIGGFLAGD, encoded by the coding sequence ATGGTTAAGTGGGGAGCTGTCATTGCCGGATTCATACTTGCAGTTGTTTTTCCGATCATCCTTAGCCCGTTTATTGACCAGGCCTCTGTCCTTGGCTTATTCCTTGCTGGTTTTGTTGTTGGCCTCATGGCAGGGGAGGGTGCCCTTGGTGGGTTCTGGAATGCCACAGTTGCCGGTGCCTTTGGCGGTATAGTCCTCGCGGTTCTCTTAACAATATTTGGTGCCGTCCTTGGAGGATTTGGAGGCCTATTCATCGGGGCATTCGCCGGCATACTGCTTGTGGTGGTACTCCTCTTTGTTTCAATGATATTCATGGGTATCGGTGGCGCCATAGGGGGTTTCCTTGCCGGCGACTGA
- a CDS encoding FxLYD domain-containing protein, producing MGDKVGIIGRISEWWNKRGRITKISIFLLWSIFIFMVGSFEGSEVMTSYEKGLVQFDIINFTIEEANGAYFITGEVQNRYNQPLDFGVVYIKLIDDYGNVVKVDGIDIDRLEPGEKRKFRGRLNVTEDVSIIGFRTEGRLISPIGIPSGG from the coding sequence ATGGGGGATAAAGTAGGTATAATTGGAAGAATCAGTGAATGGTGGAATAAACGTGGGCGAATCACAAAAATTTCTATCTTCCTTTTATGGTCCATATTTATTTTTATGGTTGGAAGTTTCGAAGGAAGCGAAGTTATGACATCATATGAAAAAGGACTTGTCCAGTTTGATATCATCAATTTCACTATTGAAGAGGCTAATGGAGCTTATTTTATCACGGGAGAAGTTCAAAACAGGTACAATCAGCCTCTAGATTTTGGAGTTGTCTATATAAAATTAATTGACGATTATGGAAATGTAGTTAAGGTTGATGGAATCGATATAGATAGGCTTGAACCCGGAGAAAAAAGGAAGTTCAGGGGAAGACTAAACGTCACTGAAGATGTGTCAATTATCGGATTCAGAACAGAGGGCAGACTGATTTCTCCTATAGGGATTCCCTCAGGAGGCTAA
- a CDS encoding RlmE family RNA methyltransferase — protein sequence MGKRWQAERKKDHYYKSAKRENYRSRASYKLLQLNNRYKLIRKGDRVLDLGAAPGGWSQVALEKVGEEGLVVAVDLQRIKGFKSENFRAIRGDFTDPAIKERIIEELGGRADVVISDAAPSLSGIRDIDHLRSVDLVENVLDIAYRVLERKGNILIKAFQGPELDKVIKEMRKDFWKLKTTKPASSRKASAEMYIVGRDFKGKRKWERIIH from the coding sequence ATGGGAAAACGATGGCAGGCTGAAAGGAAAAAGGACCACTACTACAAAAGTGCAAAGAGGGAGAACTACCGTTCAAGGGCATCCTACAAGTTACTGCAGCTCAACAACCGCTACAAACTGATAAGAAAGGGTGACAGGGTCCTTGACCTCGGAGCCGCCCCCGGGGGATGGTCACAGGTCGCCCTTGAGAAGGTCGGTGAGGAGGGACTTGTGGTTGCAGTTGACCTCCAGAGGATAAAGGGTTTTAAGAGTGAGAACTTCAGGGCCATAAGGGGGGACTTCACAGACCCCGCAATAAAGGAGAGGATAATTGAGGAGCTGGGTGGAAGAGCTGATGTTGTCATATCAGATGCTGCCCCCTCCCTCTCAGGTATAAGGGACATCGACCACCTCCGATCGGTGGATCTCGTTGAGAATGTCCTTGACATAGCCTACAGGGTCCTTGAGAGAAAGGGGAACATCCTGATCAAGGCATTCCAGGGTCCTGAACTCGATAAGGTCATAAAGGAAATGAGGAAGGATTTCTGGAAACTCAAAACAACGAAACCCGCCTCATCAAGAAAGGCAAGTGCAGAGATGTACATTGTCGGCCGGGACTTCAAGGGTAAAAGGAAATGGGAGAGAATCATCCATTAA
- a CDS encoding YIP1 family protein: MNRIMNFSRDLVGVLASPEEALSRVKELGVENQGLYLYVFLSAFLGYMIGGLISAATGAGIMVPVLFALVGLIVSFIKLIVWALISHIIAAVVFEGKGTFAGTLKMMGFAAAPFVVGIFAIITLTLLGTFFTSSMLFVVMYIWTVMIAAAAVAVEHEMGYGRAFLSVFALPAIIITLLMMLVGVL, encoded by the coding sequence TTGAACAGGATAATGAACTTTTCCCGGGACCTTGTGGGGGTTCTGGCATCACCTGAGGAGGCTTTAAGCAGGGTCAAGGAGCTTGGGGTTGAAAACCAGGGCCTTTACCTCTACGTGTTCCTCTCAGCCTTTCTCGGGTACATGATTGGTGGTTTGATTTCGGCTGCAACGGGCGCCGGTATAATGGTACCCGTCCTATTTGCCCTGGTTGGGCTCATTGTATCCTTCATAAAACTGATAGTATGGGCTCTCATATCACATATAATCGCTGCTGTGGTATTTGAGGGTAAGGGGACATTTGCAGGCACCCTGAAGATGATGGGATTCGCAGCGGCGCCCTTTGTTGTGGGAATATTCGCCATCATAACCCTGACACTTCTCGGGACATTCTTCACATCATCAATGCTGTTTGTGGTGATGTACATCTGGACGGTAATGATTGCTGCAGCTGCAGTGGCTGTTGAACATGAAATGGGGTATGGAAGGGCATTCCTATCAGTATTCGCACTTCCAGCCATTATAATAACACTTCTTATGATGCTTGTGGGGGTATTGTGA